In the Pogona vitticeps strain Pit_001003342236 chromosome 2, PviZW2.1, whole genome shotgun sequence genome, TAAAAGTTAtcaactggattttagccaatgtgttttataaaatgtttaatTCCTCTTGGAAGCTACCTTCATCCTTGGAGATGGAATACATATGCTtggaataaaaaataagcaaaataaataagaaacagtgcAACCCAAATAACTAGTCAGAACTCCCTTTAAAGATTTGTATCTAAAATTCACCCAACCTTTTTCAAATGATGTAACTCTTCTTCTaattccttgatttttttattctgctttatattagtattttctctctccttctctttcattcTTAGTTTCTTGATGATGTTAGAATTTTGCAACTGTTGTTTTGAAAgcttttctcctgaaaagaaaaagggacttAATTAGCTAACACCAGTGCATCTTTAACATACATCTGTATTTCTTCACACCAATTCACAACCCAGTGCACACAAATATCTTGATTTACACTCATGTATCACCTGTGTTAAAACATAGACACTTCAGGTTCACTAGACTTTGAATTAGGTTACATTCTATCTGGCAGGATAAAATACTATGGAATAAATGAAGACATGCAAGTCATggcagcaaattgcagctaattaatgagatGCTGGTCAAATGCCTAGTCATTCGCCAGTCATGTAGCTGCCATGCAAATAACCAACGTCCAAATAACCAACATCTTGTTAGTCAGCTGATATTTgccactgtaatttatttaattttatttacttcGGAGTGAAATGCCAATAGGATTTTAGCTGCTGAAAATTTTTATCCATActaacaaaataaaaagcaagcatTTCAATATATACCTTTCACAATTTAAAGAAATGTTTACTTCAGCAGTAGAAGATAATAATCCAACAATGACTACATAAGTGTTTCTAGTCAAGTTAGGCAACTGGAAAAATCTAGGCACTGGCCCTTACAGAGTACTGAATGCTCTGTTGATCAGGCATGACCTAAAGACCCTAATAGAAGTTGtgaaataaatacagaaagaatAAGTATCAAAATATATAATTATCAGTTTGAAGCTTGAGTTGCCTTGATTTCTTACACACTTGATATTGGTGATGACAGAACCGGGACATTTAATTACAACTAAAGCTGCAGAAAGGAGGTTTTTACTGTGTTATGCAGCTCAACACTACAACTATACTATTTTCGTATACTCCATTTCCTATCTTTATTCTTTCAGAGAACATAAATTGGCAAGTGGGAAGCTGCAAAAGTTCAACTTTATCCTATTACATACTTCTGAAAAACTACAAAGTTCTATGTTTCATCAACCCTTTAAAATTAATATTGCACTTAGCTACCTGTAATAGTACAGCTTTAAAATAGCTAAAGACATGAAGAAACATGTTAAGCCTGTTTTCCATCATCTGTTGTTTACTCATACCTACCTTCTTCCATTAATCCTttaatttgttcttctttttcctttagcAGTTCAGCAGTTTCATTACTGTTTAATCTAGTTGCTAAATCTTCTTTGAGAATTTTTACTtcctacaaaaaaattaaataattttatttccttaTATACTTTTTGACCACGACTACTAAAAATATTTGAACCTTATGGGATTTTcctcataataataaaaaatgaactgTTTATCAGTATTCTAATAATAAACACATATCTAATATTTTTGATGAAAGCGAACATACCAATTCATGATTTGTATTAATCCAAGAACAGTGGCCTGTGAGCTATAAAAtactgacaatttaaaaaaagttgccACATCAGGCATCATTCCTGCACTGCCACTTCACCCAAAATTTCCTTTATATAGAAGAAAGCTGGTGTATTGCTCATATGTGGCATCAAAAGATTCaggttttggttttgatttttttggccAATACCGTGAGGTTTTTACAACTGGTTCTGCTGCTTTAGTGGATACCTATTACTGTTCAAGCATGTTACCTTATTTACATCTTGAATAAGAGGATGGACTCTATTCTGTAGCTGAAGCCTAATTTTCTATAATTAGCACACTTTCACTCATCAATTTCCTATAGTTCTCCTGCAATGCAAGCTGAGAAATACTGTTTTCCAAATAAACACATGGTTAGCTGTTATACGTGAAAGCTCCTCCATAATTCTTTCAGTCAGTAAACCCAACAATTTCTGGTTAAAATATACTGCTaagattttgttgctgttttgcttttttctcaTTGTTCGGCTGCCTTTTATAGGATATTACAGAACACTTTCAAAACGAGCCTAGTCTCAAGTTACCAGGTTTCACAAGTGAGGCTGTTCAAGAAGAAACAAGTGGGAAGTCCCCTTTGGCCAAATAATTAAtttcaccattaaaaaaaaaaaacttggcctATCCCTTTCAAGATGGAAAGCTTGCTCCATTTCCACTGACTCAAGATATCTTTAATTCATACAAAGAAGGTTGGAATAGATCTGTCTTTCTATATGGCGGCACTGCTAGCCTTCTTTTAATTGGGCTAGGTTGCTAGAACGTTTTAATCTGAAAAATATTTACTATGACAAATTCTGAAAACTGCCATACTAGAGGTTCTATCCTATAGTTTAGAAGTTAAAGACAATTATCAGAATCCTGCTGAGTTACATGATGGCAGAAAGGAAACCATGCAAGTGGTGCTAGTTATTTTGCCAGCTGTCTCTCATTGCCAGCTGTCTGTCATTGTACATGTGTATTTCGTTCCAGGATTCTAGCCAGTTATGTGGGAAAGTCTAAAATGGAAAATTTTCCAGAAGGTTTTCCTAGAATATGacatgcacatttaaaaaatatttttactaaatAGTGATATGCTTTGAATATCAGGCTAGAAGTGGGGAGAGCTGGAGTCAAATCTCCACCTGGCCACAAGTATCACTGTGTAATTTTCAGCCTGTCATTATCTCACACTTCACTCCTCGTAAGGATCTTTAGGATGCGTCTATTCTTGACTTGTAATTCTAAAATAAACTGGTGAACCAGATGAAATCTTAAATGGAGAACCGGTCAGTGTGGTTGCTAATAACTCACAGGGGTATTGTGACAATAAAAATTTCCTGAAATTTCCTGAAAGAAGAAATGCAACACTGTATTGTATGGTGGTTGAAGGTTAAggagtattctcgaaggctttcacagccgggatccaatggttgctgtgggttttccaggttgtttggctaatgcttcgccagtctctgtggccagcatcttcagaggacaggagtcagaactctgtctgtactctgatGCAGTTTGCCTGGGTAGTTGCGTATTTATGgctgttcaggagattgggtgattatggtgatcagcaggttttttgttgtgggtgtattactgtgataagggggagagattatctgacactgtgactgatgggtgtcgttagctggtcttttatgtgcagtgatcaccggtccttgtggctgggcagaacaaagcctggctcccagcactgaaaaatacagcctgcaaaggtcaacgaactctacctcTGCCTattgagatttgcctggcaccctcactggatgggatcaaaagagcattgaagacctggctcttccgccaggctttcccagagcattaagatgtcaccctccctttttaccatcttctccatcaccctttttaccacttttattgccatctgttttaattttcctatttattatgtatttattttaatattgttcctaatactgttgttagccgcccagagtggcctggttacCAGATGGtatgggatataaattcaataaaaaataaatcatttaactCACTAAAATGACGTTTATACTGGAGGGCTTATCTAATATTGTACTGGCATCCATTCATAATTACTAATGAAttttatggggaaaaatattATTGAAATTTTTCCGTCAATAATTTTCTTACTCACAACCTGGTTTCTGATTAACTACATCATTATGATGACTGTGGTGTGATGGTGGGGTTACATACTACTGgtagtctttttttcccctgacaacACCCTTATGGATTCCTGTGACACTGTTGTGGCTTTTGTATGGCACACCATCTGAAACTAAGTTGGATCTCACAGTCTGATTTCAAGAAATCCAGCAATgacactgtttaaaaaaatcaccacaagaAAACATTACCTTTTTAGCTGCATCTCTCTCTTTGCATGCTAACTGAACCTTTTTCTCTGCGTCTGCTATTCGCTGAGCAAACTCTTCTTTGAGAGATGAAATGCTACTGTTCTCGTCCTTAATTTTGAAGATTTCACTAAACAGAAAACATCTACATCATTATGAATGTACCTGGCATTTCAAACTGCATGCTAGATGCACATGTACAAGCACATTTTCTCcaattctctctcacactcacacacacgcaATTCTCCTTCCAAGAAACAGGAAGTGAGGACTCCCTCACTGGCTCCATTCTTAAACTTTTTGATTGACATACATGTATGAAGCCACTTCGACCATCTTGCCCTAGCTGCAAGTGCTGAAACAAGCCAAATAGTCTGGCAAACTCCCACCATGCACCTGCTCCCACTCAGAACTTAGttaggtattccccatcttgctcctttttaaaatcaacaatGAAACCAGCTTTGATCAAGTTTCTGCAAGCATGTTCCTTTTTGACAGATGTTACAAATAAACAATAAGGATTTGGGCAAAAACTGCACTTGAATTAATGTCAGATTTGCAAGGGCTAGGTTAAAGCAAAGGAAACGCCTTGCTTGACTTCAAATCCCCAAATGAACAAATTGTTATCTCAGCTATTGAAGACTGATAACACTCACTGTAGTACTATTCAGTGATATTCAATAATGTAATTCAATTGTTAAAACAATGTGTTAAAAGCCATTAATTTTAAGTACATGGAAAGCTATGTGTGGCaaaacccaaaaaaaaaacacatgtgttAAGCAAAAGTGATCACAACATTTTGATCTGAACTTTACCGTCTCAACATTAATGCTATTGACTAAAACTTACTCTTTAAAGTTATCACAAGCTTCTTCTAGGTGTGCTTTCTCTTTACTAACGTTTAATAGCTGAGTTTCCCTCATTTCCAGTTTCTCCGTCAAGGAATCAATAATCTGAAGAAGATTTTAGAGAAGTAGtgagaagattggtataatggcTATAAGGTGTCTTAAAtgcaatggaaataaataaatgcagactgCTCTGTCTAAACAGATTGTTACTTGCCTAATAAGAAACAAGAATGTTTCTAATAGTTTTCTAGGACATAGTCATTCAGCTTGAATTTTATACAAGTATGTTTATGAATAAAGTGACAGAAACTGTATCTTTTATGGAGGCTCTGATTTAACCTACAACATTCATCTCTCTGTGTATACAAGGATTATATCTGAATAAATTTTGATCATGAAGACAAACAAACCTCGATCCCCACAAAGCCCCATCATaagaaacagctggaacagatgtAAGCAAAAGTCAACAGTTGGATTTCAAGGAAGTTGCTCTGTGCTTAAAGCAGTGCCTGttgtcagtaatgggctggatgagggctaacaacttgaaacttaatccagacaagacattGGTACTCTGTCAGAAGGCAAATCAGGGGACAGGGATCCAACCTGTACTGGATGGCATtatattcccccccaaaaaacctactGCATCTTTTTCACTGCACAAACATCAGCAATTTCGAAGATAAGCTCTGGAATTACCTTGCAAAGCTCTTCTTTTTCACACTCCGCATTGGACAACTTCTCCGCTCTGGACCGAAGAAACACCATGTCCTCCTTCTGGGTCTGCCCTTCAACAGTTGGCACAGAAACAGCCAAGGCATCTGGCTGCTCAGAGTTTACAGGGGTTGCACTTCGCGCACTTTCctccatttctgtttcttctgcagcCAGCACGAGACTTTCAGATTTGTTTTTTATAGGTTCGGCCTCATCACTTTTTAGTACAGGGACGCTGATGGCAACAGATACCGAAGCGCATCCCCTACCTGACAATTCATCGTCTGAGTTAATTTCACTTACGCTTCGGCTGTCTAAAGACTGCACGCTAAATGAGTCTATCCTTTCAAAAGCATCGGAGGAGCAGCAACTCTCAGTCAACTTCTGAAAGTCGTCTAGGCGATTATATTCCGTGCAAGCGGATGCTGATAAGAGCTGAAATGACGTCTGCATCAGATGAAGACTGGCTTTGGAGTCGGCAGCTTCTTGCCTTGAGCTGACTGAGCTCTCACTTATTACACTTTCATGGTCCAAAACTTCTATATCACTAGTTGTAGATGTCCCTGAGGAAAAGGTACTAACTGGAGGTGAAGGTGTATTGCTTTGCCGATCCTCGCTTTTTCGCTCCTTTGTTTCCAGGCCTAAGTTCTTTGTCTCTGCAGAAAGAGGCTGCACGGAGATGTCAGGCACAGGTCCAGGTCCATCACTTGTTGACACTGATTTCACAATGGCAGCAGATTCTGCTACCTTGGGAATCTCAGGAGATTCCTCTTGATCAGTACCTTTACTACTGTTTTCGTCATGCTTGACTTCTGAATTACCTAAGGAATGGTTTTCTTCCAGGTTCTCCTGGGAGCTACTGAAGTTTTTCAGTTCGACGGGGGAAACTGTAGCAAAATCTTTTGGCTGTGTTTCTGAAAGATCAGTGTGCAGAGATTCTTGTATTGTGCTTTTTACATCTTCTTTGGGTCGCTGAGATTTGGTAGGTGGCGTAGATACCACTGGACCTTGCTGTATGTTCTGAACATCtgatggagaaagaaaggcaCCGAAGAAATTTTCTGACTCATCTACCACAGTCCTCCTCACTGGTTTGGTGATGGCTGTTGGTGATGATGCTGGCTGACTCTGGGGTTCTGTATTTGAGCTTGCCCCCCAGGAAGAAGTATCCCATCCTCCACTTGTAAGAGAATTTAttcctacggggggggggggggagaaaaacaattgaggagaaaattcaaatttaaaaagataaatgtatttttaaatcacGATTAGATAGGCTCCCACTGTTGGGTCTTCTCCTTTTCAGTTAAAGACCTTTCATAAAGCGTGAAGTAACCTTGCATGTTGCTGTGCATGTAGAAGCGTCTGTATGattatgtgcacacacataccaAGAACAGTCTAGCAAAAATAGTCTTTTGTACATGATAATGAGATCAGCTACATTCAGaaataataaaggtaaaggtaaaggttccccttgacaatttttttttttgtccagtcgtgttcgactctagggggcagtgctcatccccatttccaagccatagagccagcgtttgtccgaagacaatctttccgtggtcacatggccagtgtgatttagacacggaacgctgtttaccttcccaccgaggtggtccctatttatctactcgcatttgcatgctttcgaaccgctaggttggcgggagctgggacaagcgacgggtgctcattccgttgcgtggattcgatcttacgactgccggatcttctgaccctgcagcacaggcttctgcggtttagcccacagcgccaccatgtccctttcagaaataataataaatcacaaTTTTACAAATTAGCGTAGGAGCCTTGAGTTTGTCAGCTCCCAGTATTCCTCTCCTCTATGAATCTACAAAGAAGAAACTGCAAGGTTTTGCTTCTTTCTAATTAAACACAGTTTAATAATGTCTCTGAAACCGGAAAAGCAGTGGTTAGTCCTAAGCATGGCTATGTTTAAACTGTATTTTATGAAATTTGTTTTCCATAAACTCTAAGCTTATACATAGTTTAAGTTTCATAAATAATGCTAAACCTAAAGTGAAAACTTTCAGTGCTTgaatcctcttacctagttatCCTGGCATAGCACAAAGGGTGtagcttttggaagcaaattgcccgAAGTTAAGCAATCAGAGACATTGTCAGTTTCATACTGGGAAGTACGACTTAGTGTGCAACTGATAAATATCTATGGAGCTTTCATAACTTGGGGCTCTTTTCAGTcaaaagttatgctatttgcatagcttCAAAAGAAGATTATGCCAATATCTCACAGGAGCATTGAAAGAGAGTATGTATGTCCTGGGTCTGTACACATGATAAAATACAGTTTGTCCTAATACAGTCATGATACAGTCTTCACAGGTTACTGATCCTCCACCTAAGTGGTGGCTTTTGCATAAAGCAATTCCCATACAATCATTGCTACAGAGATATATGCCATCTCccttaaaatgaaatattaatattaataaaaccTGATGTTTTGCTTCACTCACATAAATGGCTTTAGTAGAGATCCTCTCATTCTCCAACCAGTAAAACCTAAGGCTTAAACTTTTTTATATTGCTTGTTTTAAACCAACATACTGACATACCTTCTTGCCATCATCACCCCAGAACCTTATAAGGAAACTTATGGACCAGGGAATTGAAAACTTTTATCAGACAAACTATAGATAACATTGAGCCACAAGGAAATAACACATAATACAGCTCCTTCAGTAACAAAATGGTTAAGGAAATAAGGTCATCAGGACATATGCCACACATGTATTTCTACCTATCTTACTGTAATATTGCAAGCTATCTTATTCTCATCTTTGTAAGATCtactttgcacagttaaaactttATTTCATCTTTCTGCATAAACACATTTTAACATTAGAGCTCAAGCTAATGCACATTAGTGTATCTGTAGCTTACTTATCCCACTCTTGTGCTTCCATCCAAAGATGGAAAATTTTCTGGAACTGAACATCATTTCACCACCTTGGTCTTAAAAACAATCTCCCACGTTTTAGACATGTTTGAAGACGGAGTACCACCACACTCTAGAATTTAACATACAAATGTAATGAAAAGAAGTGCTAAAGTTGGAAGATCTTTTTATTGTGCTACTCAGAATTAAAATCACAAGGCACATACAAGCCTGCCATAAATCATTACCTGCAAAGACATTTTGGCATATTTCCATACATTACATTACAGAAAGCTGTAAGGAGGTGCACAACATTACATTAAACAACACAGACATGTTTCCCAGTTACAGATATTGGATAATACTGTTGGGACATCACAAACATGGGAATAGCAGTCACTGTATACAGTAACACTTACTTATAGAGTTAAAGCAAGCAAGGATCCTTGTGGGTTCCCAGAAAACCACCACAAATTACAGGTGTACTTTAGATTGCCTAGCATACTAAAAGGATATAGGACACAAACATATTAGCATACAAGGACATATGCAACTAGATTACAGCCGATAGGAAATCTAGTAGTTGATGTGCTCAGAGGTGAAAGGAAGATCCAAAGctgtacaacacatacaattagAATATGGAATGTGAGACATATGAATCAAGATAAACTGGAAGTCATAAATCAAGAAATGAAACacataaacattgcagtgcttggtatCAGTGAACTCCAGTGGATTAGAATGGGAAATTTCCAGTATGACAACTATCCAGTGTTCCATTTTGGAAATGGCAAAATCAGGAAAAATGGAGTGGACTGAaaactgaggcaagatgtagcacaagcagttaGAGGTTATAATGCAAGCTCTGACCAAACAATATCAATCAAACTCAACAGAAAACCTATCAACAAAAACCATCATTTaaatctatgctccaactaccattgCTGATGAAgataaattgaaagcttttaccAAGTATCcaagaggaaactgatcacaaATTGAGACTGAGACTCAAAAGGGAAGGAATGATGGAGCCAGAAAAGATCATTAagcgtaaggatgtgtcactggagaccaagaccaagatcatccacactcttgtgtttCTCATCACTATGTATGaatgtgagagagagacagtaaagaaagctgacaagggaaaatttatttgtttgaaatgtggtagtGGAAGACACCTTTGCAGATATTGTGGACTGCCAACaagatgaacaagtaggtccCAGATTttgatcaagcctgaactatctgtggAGGCAAAGATGTTGAAACTGCAACTGTTCTACTTTGAGCACATGATGAGAAGACAAAATttgcaggaaaagacaaaaatgttgggaaaggtggaagggagcaggaaaaaagggaagaccaaatatgagctgGACTTGCTTACGTTTTTTGAACAGCCATTATTCCACTGTTATTCTAATAATGCATTAAAACTGACCTTTGAAAATAACTCCACTGAATGAACATAATTGTTTATCTGTTGCCTGACAAAGGCTGATGGGAGAACGAAGAAAAAGCACAAGGCAattgcaaagtaaataaattggAAAAAGTACACAAATGGAGAGGGAAAGTGCATGAAAAGGAAAcagtgtgaaaagaaaaaagttaaggAATAATTGAAGTTAGGAATTCAATATTATATAGCTATTATCCTGTGTCTACAGACCCATAATCTAAAATGGCACCGCCATGAACAAATATAATGAAATATGCATTACAACACTTAAGTCCTTTAACATAATTCATTCAGGATATACATCTGGAGACAACATAGAAGGAAGAAGTTCAACAGAAGTGGTTGTCGCACAAAACAGCCTCAGGTTTCAGATGGCAAGTCTCCTCATTCCTAACCAATCGCCATGTTTGCTGAGAGTAAGGGCAGTTCTAGTCTTAACtacatggggcgggggggggggggagagacaatgcTGGAATGTCGCCCTATCCCAAACCACCATAACCAAAGATGTGAATACAGTATCCCTTATATCAGAACTCTATTATTCCAGTTTGAATAGATACATTTAGTTTTGAATAGATGGGTCTGCAAAAAACAATCTGTGTATGAC is a window encoding:
- the TMF1 gene encoding TATA element modulatory factor; its protein translation is MSWFNASQLSTFAKQALSQAQKSIDRVLDIQAEEEEEGGGEGGPGDGPRPRPGEAGINSLTSGGWDTSSWGASSNTEPQSQPASSPTAITKPVRRTVVDESENFFGAFLSPSDVQNIQQGPVVSTPPTKSQRPKEDVKSTIQESLHTDLSETQPKDFATVSPVELKNFSSSQENLEENHSLGNSEVKHDENSSKGTDQEESPEIPKVAESAAIVKSVSTSDGPGPVPDISVQPLSAETKNLGLETKERKSEDRQSNTPSPPVSTFSSGTSTTSDIEVLDHESVISESSVSSRQEAADSKASLHLMQTSFQLLSASACTEYNRLDDFQKLTESCCSSDAFERIDSFSVQSLDSRSVSEINSDDELSGRGCASVSVAISVPVLKSDEAEPIKNKSESLVLAAEETEMEESARSATPVNSEQPDALAVSVPTVEGQTQKEDMVFLRSRAEKLSNAECEKEELCKIIDSLTEKLEMRETQLLNVSKEKAHLEEACDNFKDEIFKIKDENSSISSLKEEFAQRIADAEKKVQLACKERDAAKKEVKILKEDLATRLNSNETAELLKEKEEQIKGLMEEGEKLSKQQLQNSNIIKKLRMKEKERENTNIKQNKKIKELEEELHHLKKVLDGKEELEKQHRENIKQLNSVVERQEKELVRFQLDLEDLEEKNRSIQAALDSAYKELADLHKANATKDSEAQEAALSHERKVKEELSLTLERAQEEARQQQEALAIQVSDLRLALQRAEQQTARKEDYLRQEISELQQRLQEAETRNQELSQSVTSATRPLLRQIENLQATLAAQTLSWEKLEKNLSDRLGESQTALAAQAERERAATEELLANKIQLSATESQNSILRQENSRLQAQLEAEKVRLKKLENENNRFEVELENLKEEYVKTVEETKKEKTLLATQLEMEKMKVEQEKKKALFVQETVREKERKLYISSTLETTSSTPTLSRSSSISGVDMAGLQASFMSQDDPHDHSFGSVSTTGNNLYDAMRMGAGSSIIENLQSQLKLRDGEISHLQLEIGNLERTRSAMAEELVKLTNQNDDLEEKVKEIPKLRAQLRDLDQRYNTILQMYGEKAEEAEELRLDLEDVKNMYKTQIDELLKQRHS